A genomic stretch from Apodemus sylvaticus chromosome 12, mApoSyl1.1, whole genome shotgun sequence includes:
- the Igsf8 gene encoding immunoglobulin superfamily member 8 — protein sequence MGVPSPTPLSSLLLLLLILGARCYARQVHVPKGPLYRVAGTAVSISCNVSDYEGPSQQDFEWFMYRPEAPTTSLGIISTKDSHFSYAVFGPRVASGDLQVQRLTGDSVVLKIARLQAQDSGFYECYTPSTDTQYLGNYSAKVELRVLPDELQVSAAPPGPRGRQAATSPSRLTVHEGQELALGCLAQTKTKKHTHLSVSFGRAIPEAPVGRATLQEVVGLRSDMAVEAGAPYAERLAAGELRLSKEGTDRYRMVVGGAHAGDSGTYHCTAAEWIQDPDGSWVQVAEKRAVLAHVDVQTLSSQLAVTVGPGERRIGPGEPLELLCNVSGALPPAGRHAAYSVGWEMAPAGAPGPGRLVAQLDTEGIGSLGSGYEDRHIAMEKVASRTYRLRLEAARPADAGTYRCLAKAYVRGSGTRLREAASARSRPLPVHVREEGVVLEAVAWLAGGTVYRGETASLLCNISVRGGPPGLRLAASWWVERPEEGELSSGPAQLVGGVGQDGVAELGVRPGGGPVSVELVGPRSHRLRLHSLGPEDEGVYHCAPSAWVQHADYSWYQAGSARSGPVTVYPYTHALDTLLVPLLVGTGVALVTGASVLATITCCFMKRLRKR from the exons ATGGGCGTCCCTAGCCCCACGCCGCTGAGTtcgctcctgctgctgctgctaatacTTG GAGCCAGGTGCTACGCCCGGCAGGTGCATGTCCCCAAGGGGCCTCTCTACCGGGTGGCCGGCACCGCTGTCTCTATCTCCTGCAACGTGAGTGACTATGAGGGCCCTTCCCAGCAAGACTTCGAGTGGTTCATGTACAGACCAGAGGCCCCAACTACGTCGCTGGGCATCATCAGCACCAAGGATAGCCACTTCTCCTACGCTGTCTTTGGGCCCCGTGTGGCATCTGGTGACCTGCAGGTGCAGCGCCTGACGGGAGATTCCGTGGTGCTCAAGATTGCTCGCCTGCAGGCCCAGGACTCTGGCTTTTATGAGTGCTACACCCCCTCCACGGATACTCAGTACCTGGGCAACTACAGTGCCAAGGTGGAGCTGAGAG TTCTTCCAGACGAGCTGCAGGTATCTGCCGCCCCTCCAGGGCCCCGAGGACGCCAGGCTGCAACCTCCCCCTCACGCCTCACGGTGCACGAGGGGCAGGAGCTTGCGCTGGGCTGCCTGGCTCagaccaaaacaaagaaacacacacacctgtcggTGTCCTTTGGGAGAGCTATCCCTGAGGCGCCAGTGGGGCGAGCCACTCTACAGGAAGTGGTGGGACTGCGCTCCGACATGGCTGTGGAGGCTGGAGCACCCTACGCAGAGAGGCTGGCCGCCGGGGAGCTTCGGCTGAGCAAGGAAGGGACTGATCGGTACCGCATGGTGGTTGGGGGTGCCCATGCTGGAGACTCAGGCACCTACCACTGTACAGCTGCTGAGTGGATTCAGGACCCTGATGGCTCCTGGGTCCAGGTTGCAGAGAAGAGGGCAGTCCTGGCTCACGTGGATGTGCAGACACTGT CCAGCCAGCTGGCGGTGACAGTGGGACCTGGTGAACGTCGGATTGGCCCAGGCGAACCCTTGGAACTGCTGTGCAATGTGTCGGGGGCTCTGCCCCCAGCAGGCCGTCATGCTGCATACTCTGTGGGCTGGGAGATGGCCCCTGCAGGGGCTCCTGGGCCTGGCCGCCTGGTGGCCCAGCTGGACACAGAAGGTATAGGCAGCCTGGGCTCTGGCTATGAGGACCGGCACATTGCCATGGAGAAAGTAGCGTCCAGAACCTACCGACTGCGCCTGGAGGCTGCCAGGCCCGCTGATGCAGGTACCTACCGCTGCCTCGCCAAAGCCTACGTTCGAGGGTCTGGGACCCGGCTTCGCGAAGCGGCCAGTGCGCGTTCCCGGCCTCTCCCTGTGCATGTGAGAGAAGAAG GTGTGGTGCTAGAAGCCGTGGCGTGGCTAGCAGGGGGCACTGTGTATCGGGGAGAGACCGCCTCCCTGCTATGCAACATCTCTGTGCGAGGCGGCCCTCCAGGCCTGCGACTAGCGGCCAGCTGGTGGGTggagagaccagaggagggcgaACTGAGCTCTGGCCCTGCTCAGCTTGTGGGAGGAGTGGGTCAGGACGGTGTGGCCGAGCTAGGAGTCCGGCCTGGAGGGGGCCCCGTCAGTGTGGAGTTGGTGGGACCCAGAAGTCATCGGCTAAGACTGCACAGCTTGGGGCCCGAGGACGAAGGCGTATACCACTGTGCCCCAAGTGCCTGGGTGCAGCACGCCGACTATAGCTGGTACCAGGCAGGCAGTGCGCGCTCCGGGCCTGTCACAGTCTACCCCTACACGCATG CTCTGGATACCTTACTCGTGCCCCTGTTGGTGGGTACAGGAGTCGCCCTAGTTACCGGCGCCAGCGTCCTCGCTACCATCACCTGCTGTTTTATGAAGAGGCTGCGGAAGCGGTGA
- the Kcnj9 gene encoding G protein-activated inward rectifier potassium channel 3 produces MAQENAAFSPGSEEPPRRRGRQRYVEKDGRCNVQQGNVRETYRYLTDLFTTLVDLQWRLSLLFFVLAYALTWLFFGAIWWLIAYGRGDLEHLEDTAWTPCVNNLNGFVAAFLFSIETETTIGYGHRVITDQCPEGIVLLLLQAILGSMVNAFMVGCMFVKISQPNKRAATLVFSSHAVVSLRDGRLCLMFRVGDLRSSHIVEASIRAKLIRSRQTLEGEFIPLHQTDLSVGFDTGDDRLFLVSPLVISHEIDAASPFWEASRRALERDDFEIVVILEGMVEATGMTCQARSSYLVDEVLWGHRFTSVLTLEDGFYEVDYASFHETFEVPTPSCSARELAEAAARLDAHLYWSIPSRLDEKVEEEGAGEGAGAGDGADKEQNGCLPPPESESKV; encoded by the exons ATGGCGCAGGAGAACGCCGCCTTCTCTCCCGGGTCGGAGGAGCCGCCGCGACGCCGCGGTCGCCAGCGCTACGTGGAGAAGGACGGGCGCTGCAACGTGCAGCAGGGCAACGTCCGCGAGACCTACCGCTACCTGACCGACCTGTTCACCACGCTGGTGGACCTGCAGTGGCGCCTCAGCCTGCTCTTCTTCGTGCTCGCCTACGCGCTCACCTGGCTTTTCTTCGGCGCCATCTGGTGGCTCATCGCCTACGGCCGCGGCGACCTGGAGCACCTAGAGGACACCGCGTGGACCCCGTGCGTCAACAACCTCAACGGCTTCGTGGCCGCCTTCCTCTTCTCCATCGAGACCGAAACCACCATCGGCTATGGGCACCGCGTCATCACCGACCAGTGCCCCGAGGGCAtcgtgctgctgctgctgcaggccaTCCTGGGCTCCATGGTGAACGCTTTCATGGTGGGCTGCATGTTCGTCAAGATCTCGCAGCCCAACAAGCGCGCCGCCACGCTCGTCTTCTCCTCGCACGCCGTGGTGTCTCTGCGCGACGGGCGCCTGTGTCTCATGTTTCGGGTGGGCGACCTGCGATCCTCGCACATCGTCGAGGCCTCCATCCGCGCCAAGCTCATCCGCTCGCGCCAGACGCTCGAGGGCGAGTTCATCCCCCTGCACCAGACCGACCTCAGCGTGGGCTTCGACACGGGGGACGACCGCCTCTTCCTCGTCTCGCCTCTCGTCATCAGCCACGAGATCGATGCCGCCAGCCCCTTCTGGGAGGCATCGCGCCGCGCCCTCGAGAGGGACGACTTCGAGATCGTAGTCATCCTCGAGGGCATGGTGGAGGCCACCG gaaTGACATGCCAAGCTCGAAGCTCCTACCTGGTAGATGAAGTGTTGTGGGGCCACCGATTCACATCCGTGCTCACCCTGGAGGATGGGTTCTATGAAGTGGACTACGCCAGCTTCCACGAAACCTTTGAGGTGCCCACGCCCTCGTGCAGTGCTCGGGAACTGGCAGAAGCCGCGGCCCGCCTCGATGCCCATCTCTACTGGTCCATCCCCAGCAGGCTGGATgagaaggtggaggaagaaggGGCTGGGGAGGGTGCAGGTGCGGGAGATGGAGCTGACAAGGAGCAAAATGGCTGCCTGCCACCCCCAGAGAGTGAGTCCAAGGTGTGA